tataatagtattaataagattattaaaatccaaaaaataaaaaaaaatgttaattaaGTATTCTAATGTAAATAGGCCTTATAAAAGAGATGGACACGTTTCAGCCTCGCATTATCCTATGTTAGGGACTCGTACACAGCTAATAAACATACATGTTGTCGTTTCACGGACAAGTCAACTTAAAACGACAAATATAAGCATGGTCAAGCTCGTCAACCACACGCCAGGGCCTTTCAAAACGAAGTCATTTTCAAGCTTCCCTTCCGTTTCTGAACCTTAACGACTTCGTCAGAGAAGCCGTTGTCAGATTTCCCTTATATTTTTTCAGTTCTAAACAACGCACTCTGAGGGAGAAATGACTTTCTCTTTACATGAACTGCTTTTTTAACTACCACTACTTGATTAGTAGCGTTAGtgctataaataattataaatcatGCTCCCCAGGCCACCCCATAATCGTCACTATGCAATCCAATTTCACCCCACTCCTACTTTTCAATCTCTTTTCATCCCTTTgttttgattttcattaaaaaaaaacttctcTGTTAAAGAAAATCGACAAGCGACAAGAAAGACAAATTCTTTCAGTTTCTTGGGATACGTACAGGTTTGTTCTTTTGGTTTTTACAGTGAGATACTCTCGTCTCTTGTGGGTTCCATTTGAGGGTCTGGTTCTATGGACATCAACTGCTTCTGGGTTGTCTTCATCCTGTTCTCTGGCCTGTGGATACTTGGTTTCTGTGAAGACCAAGATGGTATGCCTTACTCCTTGTGAGTGTTCATGGCAAATTTTTCATACTGTTTGATTTAATGCGTCTGTAAATTACAGGTTTCTTGAGTTTGTCTTGCGGTGCAAGTAAAAACTATACTGATTCATTCAACATTCAATGGGTTCTGGATAGTGCTTATACAAGCACAGGCAACACAACCACCGTTGATTACTCTGTGGGTACCTCTTCATCTCCTGTCCCTGTCCGCTTTTTCCCTGAAACTGATCAGGGTCGCAAGTGTTACAAGCTGCCAGTGAAAAATGTGTCTTCTGTGGTGCTTGTTAGAGCTCAGTTTGTGTACAAGAACTATGACAAACTTGGAAAACCCCCTGCTTTCTCTGTTTCTCTTGGCACTGCTATTGTTACTACTGTAAACCTTACTACCACTGATCCATGGAATGAAGAATTTGTATGGCCGGTTAAAAGGGATACACTCTCTTTCTGTTTACATGCCATTCCTGATGGTGGATCTCCGGTAATTTCATCGATCGAAGTCCGGCCACTTCCTCAAGGAGCTTACCAGAGTGGCCTGGGAGAGTTTCTTGATAAATCACTTAGAAAGTCTCACCGTATCAATAGTGGCTACACTAATGGTTCCTTGAGGTAAGAATCTGTAATGCTGTCTTCTCCCCTATAGATTCTGGTGATCTTTGTAAGCCTTTTTTCTATTGGATTGGATTAAAACAGGTATCCTTTGGATCCACATGATCGTGTCTGGGATGCTGATGAGAACTATACACCCTTTCATGTGTCGAGTGGATTCAATATGCTACATAGCTTCAACTTGTCAAGTCTTCCTGAGAATCCTCCTCTTGCTGTTCTTCAAACGGCTAGAGTTCTGGCACGAAGAAATGCCTTAACTTACAATCTTGCTCTTGATACACTAGGGGACTACTACATTGTCCTTTACTTTGCTGGGATTCTTCCTCTGTCTCCCTCTTTTGATATCTTTATTAATGGGGATATTGCTCAATCTAATTATACAGTGACAATGTCAGAACCTAGTGCTCTGCACTTAACTAGAAAAGGAATCAGTAGCTTGAATATTACACTGAAAAGTATCAATTTTTATCCGCAAATCAATGCTATCGAGGTGTATGAGGTTGTGGACATTCCATTGGAAGCTTCCTCAACTACAGGTGCCAGTTCTTTGTTTTGACAAGTTCATTTTCAGTTGCTAGAATTGGCCCAATTGTACCTCACGCTTTTAAATTTTGTTGCAGTGTCTGCACTTCAGGTTATTCAGCAGTCCACTGGGTTAGATCTGGGATGGGAAGATGATCCATGCTCTCCAAAATCATGGGACCATATTGAATGTGAAGAAAACCTAGTCACATCATTGTATGTTCGAATTAAATCATTGTACTTTATTGTTCTTTTCGTCATCCAATTAAGGTCTATTGATATATGactttttccttttcattttttGTTCATTAGGGATCTTTCAGATATCAACTTAAGGTCAATTAGTCCAACATTTGGTGATCTGTTGGACCTCAAAGCACTGTAAAGTCTGATCTGCAAtattgtttttatgtttatttcacTTCTTTTCTAACTCCATTTGTCATCTCTTCTCGTGCATTGTAATTCAGGGATTTGCACAACACTTCACTTGCTGGAGAGATACAGAACTTGGGAAGCCTCCAACATCTTGAGAAGCTGtaataactaaattaattacAGTAATAGAAGAATCCATCCAAGTTTTAtttcaagagaaaaaaaatgcaTTTGTTACtgttctgattttttttttcaggaacCTGAGTTTCAATCATTTAACATCCTTTGGAACTGAATTGGATGATTTGATTGGCCTTCAGATTTTGTAAGTTATAAAATTTCTCATTTGTTTGAGTGAAATCCAAACTATTTATATATTTGCTGTTTTTATAAATTGGATCAGAATTGAGCCTGGGAAGTGAAATTTGCTTCTAGATTGTGGCCTTGTGGTTGTTGTAAAGCCATTTTGATTAACTTTGCTCCACAATTTGTGCCCCTCAATTCTTTGTTTCATGTGGGACTTTCAATACTTTTACATCCTTGTTAGTATCTTTAGCTGCATACACAAAAATCAAGATACTAAtgttgcattttaatttttcaatgtgAAGGGACCTGCAAAATAATAGCTTGCAAGGAATAGTTCCTGATGGCCTGGGAGAGTTGGTGGACCTTCATCTACTGTAAGTAAACTTATGGGTATCGAACTCTTGGCAACTAAACAGATATTTTGTTTCTAACTGTGTCATACATTACTCACAATCCATGTCCTTAACCAGATTAGATTTTTATCTTTCATTCTTCAGGAACCTCGAAAACAACAAACTGCAAGGCAGTCTTCCTCAGTCTTTGAATAGAGAAAGTTTGGAAGTCAGGTATGGAATTGAAATTCTTGCTTTTCTTTTGAATATGCTTTGCATTTTTAGAATGCTGATGCGTCAGCCTATTTCAGGACAAGAGGGAATCCATGTCTTTCCTTCTCCACAATGTCTTGCAACGATGTTGCATCTAATCCTTCGATTGAGACTCCACAAGTTACAATAGTTACTGACAAAAAGCCTAACAAAATTAGTCATATGGCAATTATACTCGGTGCAGCAGGAGGAACCATACTTGTTCTGCTTGTCATTTCTCTCTCAGTATTCCTGTACACAAAGAAACAAAGCAGTGGAATGACATATTCGGACAGTAAGAAGAAGTTGCAATGTTATATTTTGAGGATGTATTACATATACTAATTTGAGAGATGATTTTAATGTGCAGGAGCTGCAACAGACATGCGAAACTGGAATTCTGCAAGAATCTTTTCCTACAAAGAAATCAAAGCTGCTACAAACAACTTTAAGGAGGTTATTGGCCGTGGTAGTTTTGGATCTGTTTACCTTGGAAAGCTTTCTGAAGGGAAACTGGTAGCTGTAAAAGTGCGGTTTGATAAGACTCAACTTGGGGCTGATTCTTTTATTAATGAGGTTTTTCATTTGAACTCTCTACTATTTCATTTGTTGTATTTGCAATGATGGAAGAGGATTCTGAACTGATTAATAAGCTTGGAATGCCATTGATGGACACAGGTTAGAATCTTTACAGTCCATCAGATTCTGAATTACCTTCACTTGAAATAAAGTTTACAATCTACTCTTATTTTGTTAACTTGTATGAAATCCCAAATCATACATATCCTGTAAGGATACCCTTATTTTTCAGCTGGGATATCCTTTGACAAGTTTTTTTTCACTCCTGTGAGTTGTTTCATATGTCTATAAGTGAATTTCAAATAGAATTGGAGTCTAGAGTTGTCTTATTTCCCTTATTTTGATTGCTAGGTGTATCTGTTGTCTCAAATTCGTCACCAAAATCTTGTATGTTTGGAAGGATTTTGCCATGAATCAAAGCAGCAAATACTAGTCTATGAGTATCTACCTGGCGGATCATTGGTTGATCACCTTTATGGTATGTTGTTAAATCAATAATAATCCTGGATTTTGAGTCCAGTTAAATAGTTTCTGCGCCTGAGAATTTCCGATCTTATCTCCATTAAGGTCCCAACAGTCAGAGAGTTTCTTTAAGTTGGGTTCGTAGGCTGAAAATTGCTGTTGATGCTGCTAAAGGTATGTTCATGTTCTCATAATTAtatctttcaattttaaatgtAGAAATATATGAAAGAAATGTGATGATCGAGATCTTATACTTTCAAGAAAAATTCATTTCTGTCATTTCCAGATGGTACCATAGACATTAGCCTTCTAGCATTTCCTGTCACAGATTTTAGCCATGATTAAAAGATGAAGTTTGACACAATTTTCATTGCCATTGAAGGATTGGATTATTTGCATAATGGGAATGAACCACGAATCATACACCGCGATGTAAAGTGCAGCAATATTTTGCTGGACAAAGACATGAATGCCAAGGTCTGTGATTTTGGCCTTTCTAAACAAGTGATGCAGGCAGATGCAAGTCATGTGACTACAGTTGTCAAGGGCACTGCAGGCTATCTTGATCCTGAGTAAGTTTCCAGTTATCATATCCTCTATCTTGCCAAACAACAACTCATTAACATTCATATTATGTTCAGGTACTATTCTACCCAACAGCTTACAGAGAAAAGTGATGTCTACAGCTTTGGTGTTGTTCTTCTAGAGCTTATCTGCGGGCGAGAACCATTGCGTCACTCAGGAACTCCGGATTCTTTCAATTTGGTTTTATGGGTAAACTAAAGTTCATTCCTTCATAGTTCATATCGAAGAAACTTTTTCTTCTATGTCCTCCATAGCTTAATAAAATGCACAAAATATTTTGTGCCGTGATGGTCAAATGCAGGCCAAGCCCTACTTGCAGGCAGGTGCATTTGAGATAGTGGATGATAGCTTAAAGGGAACATTTGATGTGGAAAGCATGAGAAAGGCAGCCATAGTTGCAGTAAGGTCAGTAGAGAGAGATGCCTCACAGAGGCCTAATATTGCAGAGGTATTAGCAGATCTGAAAGAGGCCTACAATATGCAACTCTCATATCTTGCAGCTCGCGACATGTAAATGGCTTTCGAGATCAGTACAAATGAGAAAGATATAATAGACCTTGTCAAAGTTTGTGCTTTTTGGTGTAATTTGAAGAAAAGAGCTCTTGTGGATGATGATTCAAGTAAGTTACTAAGCAGAAGGCTAGCTATGTTGGAGTATGTATACATTTACCTTTCTCTATTCAGTCAAtggcaagaaagaaaattgtgAAACTATAAGAATGATATCCTACATTACTTGAATCAAGTTAATAACCAAGTATATTTGAATTCTAAGGATATGCAATTTAAAAATGAGAATTTGGTTGAATCGagtttttatttactttaatctCAAATAGATCTGAAATAATTTGACACGCATATAATTTCAATGAGTTTTtaggttaaaaataataaatttcaaattaaataattttagctgaattattttttatctaaataaacctattttataatattaagaaAACGTGATTGTCAAAGATGGTGCATGTGCACGTTAAGCATAAAATTGGTGCTTCTGATGTCATTTTCATTGTGGACCAAATGCAAAAGGTGATTTTTATCACAATCACATGCAACCCAACTCAACCCATAATTGTTATTGCCACAATGAATCatctttaatattaataatgaaatgaaggactatttaatgtattttttattttaaaaaatataataattaatatatttttttgaaataatatgactaaataaataataataataaatattattaaaggacttttttttatgtaattaaagtaaaggaCTTAAATATTAAGTTTCCATTTTTGTTTTATCCACATTTTACTTATTCATAACTCCTCAACTGTCAACATCGAGATATACGGGATCGCCAGTAGACAAATACGGTGGCTACGTAACGACGATCTACTACTTTCCCACCAAAAAAGTTTTCCAGAGCCGTAATGAAACCGACGGCTTTGTCCGCTGCCATGCTTGGCTTAGGCCTCTCCTCTCCTTGGACCACTTTTTAGCCCTCACCTGTCGACCCCAAAagaattgatttttctttttttttttttaacaaattcatCAGATTCTTGCTTGATATTGGGTGTCAAATTTGATCCCATCTTCCACTCTATTTTCATAATTTCGACTCTAGATTCGAGGGTTCCTCTTTCCTTTTCAGTTTAGTAATGAAGCTTTTCCTTGATGCTTATCTGTTGGTGTTCATGGATCCTGAGCCtcttgttggacctgcttgttTCTGTACTATATTaagtcatgtttttactttgttGTGTTAGAATTCTTTACTGAACTAATATTCTTTTATGGTGGGTAATTGTTTAAGTTACAGTTCCAGATTTTGCATTTTCTTGATGGTTGTTCAATTTTTGTCCTTGAAGTTCTTGTAATTGTTCTCAGTATTTGATACTGAATCTGGGATTTTTAGCTTGATGGCTTTCCGGGCGGTTCGCTCTTGGACTTTGGTTGGCCTTATAATGGCTTTCGTTGACCTTGCTATTGCTTGTTCCCTGCTATGTTTATCAGCTTGTGCATTTGTTCCATCGAAGTTCTTGAGTTTCTTTGGGCTTTATCTGCCATGTCCCTGCAGTGGGTTTTTTGGGTACCAAACCGATTATTTCTGCTGGCACAAACTGTTTGTTGATTGGCCAATAAGAAAGATTAATGCTGTTCAGGAGTTGGTGAAGGATAGATTtccttttaatttgatttggtttGGTCACCAATCATCCAATTTCCATGTGGAAGGGATTGATAGGAAAAGTCAGTATGATGCTAAGGAGAAGAAGATTATGAACCAGAAACATAAGTCTGGGATCCGGTGGCGCAGAAGAGCTGCTGTTGGTTGTGGAAAGCTCTCT
This genomic interval from Manihot esculenta cultivar AM560-2 chromosome 12, M.esculenta_v8, whole genome shotgun sequence contains the following:
- the LOC122721322 gene encoding probable LRR receptor-like serine/threonine-protein kinase At5g48740 — encoded protein: MDINCFWVVFILFSGLWILGFCEDQDGFLSLSCGASKNYTDSFNIQWVLDSAYTSTGNTTTVDYSVGTSSSPVPVRFFPETDQGRKCYKLPVKNVSSVVLVRAQFVYKNYDKLGKPPAFSVSLGTAIVTTVNLTTTDPWNEEFVWPVKRDTLSFCLHAIPDGGSPVISSIEVRPLPQGAYQSGLGEFLDKSLRKSHRINSGYTNGSLRYPLDPHDRVWDADENYTPFHVSSGFNMLHSFNLSSLPENPPLAVLQTARVLARRNALTYNLALDTLGDYYIVLYFAGILPLSPSFDIFINGDIAQSNYTVTMSEPSALHLTRKGISSLNITLKSINFYPQINAIEVYEVVDIPLEASSTTVSALQVIQQSTGLDLGWEDDPCSPKSWDHIECEENLVTSLDLSDINLRSISPTFGDLLDLKALDLHNTSLAGEIQNLGSLQHLEKLNLSFNHLTSFGTELDDLIGLQILDLQNNSLQGIVPDGLGELVDLHLLNLENNKLQGSLPQSLNRESLEVRTRGNPCLSFSTMSCNDVASNPSIETPQVTIVTDKKPNKISHMAIILGAAGGTILVLLVISLSVFLYTKKQSSGMTYSDRAATDMRNWNSARIFSYKEIKAATNNFKEVIGRGSFGSVYLGKLSEGKLVAVKVRFDKTQLGADSFINEVYLLSQIRHQNLVCLEGFCHESKQQILVYEYLPGGSLVDHLYGPNSQRVSLSWVRRLKIAVDAAKGLDYLHNGNEPRIIHRDVKCSNILLDKDMNAKVCDFGLSKQVMQADASHVTTVVKGTAGYLDPEYYSTQQLTEKSDVYSFGVVLLELICGREPLRHSGTPDSFNLVLWAKPYLQAGAFEIVDDSLKGTFDVESMRKAAIVAVRSVERDASQRPNIAEVLADLKEAYNMQLSYLAARDM